The genomic window GGGTCCGCGGAACGGTGCCCTGGGTCCTCAGCTCGGAATAGCGGTCGTCCCGCACCCGCCACCGCTCCAGGATCAGGCCCAGCAGCTGCGAGTCGTCCGCGCCGGCCCGCAGGGCCGTCTTCAGATCCAGGCCCTTGGACGCGAAGAGGCAGGTGTAGAGCGACCCCTCGGCAGAGAGCCGGGCCCGGTCGCAGCCCGCGCAGAACGGCTCCGTCACGGAGGAGACGAGGCCCAGCCAGCCCTTCCCGTCCAGATACCGGTAGTGCCGGGCCACGCAACCGGCGTCCAGGGCGTGCACCCGCTCCATGGGCCAGCGCGCGCCGATGAGGGCGGCGACCTCGGCGGAGGGGACTACGCTGTCCATTTGCCAGCCGTTCCCGGTTCCGACATCCATAAATTCGATAAACCTCAAATTGTGCCCCTGCTCCCGCGCGAAGTCCGCCAGGGGCAGGATGTCCTCCTCGTTCACGCCCCGCTTGAGCACGCAGTTGAGCTTGATGTTCCCGAAGCCCGCGTCGCGTGCGCTGCGGAGACCCTCCAGCACCTGCCCCAGAGGCACGGTCGCGTCGGACAGCCTGTGGAACTTGTCCGCATCCAGCGTATCCAGGCTCATCGTGATGCGGTGGAGGCCCGCCTTGCGCAGCGGCTCGGACTGGGCCGAAAGCAATGAACCATTTGTCGTAAGAGTGACTTCCCGGAGACCCTCGATCGCGGTCAGCCCTTCGACCAGGAGCGGCAGGTCCTGCCGGAGCAGGGGCTCCCCCCCCGTGAGCCGGACCTTCTCGACCCCCGCAGAGACAAAGAGCCGCGCCAGGCGTATAATTTCCTCAAAGGTGAGGATTTCCCTCCGTTCCAGGAACTGGAAGTCCGAGCCGAACTTGTCCCTTGGCATGCAATACGGGCACCGGAAGTTGCACCGGTCTGTCACCGATATACGCAGGGCCCTCATCGGCCGGTCCAGGGAGTCCAAGGCCTTCATGGATCCAGATTACGGCAAAGCGGCATGCCAACTTGGTCAAAATGGAACTTCAACCCCGGGAAACACATGGCATTTTTTTCACGGTTCTTCTCCTCCCCTGATCGCACGCCCCTTCCCTCTCTCGACGAAGTGCTTGCCTCACGTGGCATTCCTGCGGATACGCCCGGCCTTGAGCCCTTCAAGGGCGAGTTCCTGCACCTGAAAGGCGAGGAACGCAGCCACTGGGCAGACGCCCTGGCGGCCAACCTCGCCGGCGGGTGGCCGCTTCCGCCGGATTGGCTGGACGCCCAGTACGACCTTCAACCGGAGATCGTGCCCCTCTGGATGGCGGAACGGGATGGCTTCTACTACCGACCGCACATCGAAGGTCTGGCCTTGCGCATCCGGGTGTGCGGTCAGGTCATGCCCGCCCCCTGGCTCGTCATTTGGGGCATGAGCGCCGAGGATGTGACCGAGCGCGCCATGGACCAGCTTCGCGAGAAATCCAAGGGCAAGCCGTTCAAGCGCCTCCCCTCCGGCATCTACAAGGGTGAGTTCGACGACGGCCAGGCAGCCGCCCGTATCCTCCTGCCCGAGCTGTGGGCGGGCCTCTTCACGGGGCAGAACACGTTCGTGGCCGTGCCCAACGAGGACTGCCTCCTCCTGGCCCCCCAGGTGATCCTGCCCAAGCTGCTGGAAGGCATCGCGGCCGGCCTGGCAGGTCCCGGCCGCCGCATCGCCGGCACCATCTACCAGCAGGTCGAGCACCACCTCCTCCCCGCCAACCTGCAGGACCCCCACCCCATCGCCCAGCCCCAGCGGGAGCTCCGCCAGGGCGACCTCGCGGAGGCCTACCGCGCCCAGGAGCCCCACCTACCGGCCAGCCTGGGCGTGCCCGCGCCCATGGGCCTCCTGCGCACCCAGCAGGGCCGCTCCGTGAGCCTGGCCACCTGGCAGGAGGGCGCCCCCGCCCTGCTGCCCGAGACCGATCTCATCGCCTTCATCGCAGCCAACGGAAAGCCCCTTGGCATCTACTTCCGGCAGACCCTGCCGCGCATCAGTTCCCTCCATGGCACCGCCGTGGACATCTGGGGACCGCGCCGCCTGCGGTACGAAGGCTTCCCCACGGCCCTTGAGCTCGAGCGCCTGGAGTGTTTCGCCACCGGGGAGCAGATGGCCTCCCTCATCAAGGGCGCCAATCCGGCCCCCGCCCCCCGGCAGAGCACGGCCGCCCTGGCGAGCCAGGCCAACCCCGGCGCCCTTTCGGCCCAGGCGTCCAGTCCCGTGCCCGCCCACCTCCGGGGCCTCAGTCTGGGCGTCCAGAACGACGACTGATGCTCCGCACGGCGCTGGCATTCCTCGTCCTGGCCATCCGCCTGGGCGCCCAGACGGGAAGTCCGGCCCTGGACCAGGCGGCCAAGAGCGTCGTCCTCGTCCAGGCCGAGACGGCCCCCGGCCAGTTCCAGCAGGGCAGCGGGGTCGTCCTCGACCAGGGCTTCGTGGCCACCAACGCCCACGTCGTGAAGAACGCCTACCGGATCCGGGTCCTGAAAGGCGAGCATTCCTGGCAGGCGGAGGCTTTGTGCCTCGCAGCCGACCGGGACCTCGTCCTCCTCAGCCTTCCGGGCCTGCCGCTCCCCCCAGCGGTTCCCATCGCCCCGGGCGCCCTGCGCACCGGCCTTTCCGTCCAGGCGTTGGGCTATCCTGGCGGCCTGGGCGTTCGCACGGAACCGGGCCGGATCACCGCCCTCTGGACCTTCCGCGGTGACCGCCTCATCCAGACCGACACCCACAACCGACCCGGTTCCAGTGGGGGCGGATTGTTCACGGAGGATGGCCGGCTCGCCGGGATCACCACCTTCTCCCTGTTCCGGGACGCAGGCGTCGACTTCGCGGTGCCCGTGGACTGGGTGCTCGCCCTCATCCAGGACCGCTCCGGGGCGCCGGGCCTGGCCTGCCCCCTGGTGGTGGTGGACCGGCTGCTGGTGGATTTCGGGGACTTGATGCAGCAGGACCCGGGCAATGAGGCCAACTGGAGCAACCTCACCCGGTGGTGGGTGCGGGAATCCCCGGACAGCCCCGATGCGTGGTTCGGCCGGGGCACGGCCCTGGACCAGAGCCTGCGCCGGGAACCGGAGGACGCGGCCCTGCGCGAGTCCGCCCTGGCCGCCTACCGCCGCGCCGTGACCCTGGCCCCCGGCCACGCCAGGGCCTGGAACAACCTCGGCGCCGAACTGGACACCCTCAACCGCTTTCCGGAAGCCCATGCCGCCTTCCGCAGGGCCGTGGAGGCCGACCCCGGCTACGGCCTCGCCTGGCTCAACCTGGGGTCCAGCCTGGTCAACACCCGCGCCTATGAAGAGGCCGCGCAGGCGCTCGAGCACGGCCTCCAGCTGGTGGGTGACCAGGCCATCGCCTGGGCGCGGCTGGGCTACTGCGAGCTGAGCCTGGGCCGGCTGCCCGCGGCCATGGCCCACTACCGTCTGGCCCTCCGTTACGAGCCGTTCCGCGCGGAGTGGTGGGGCGAGCTCTACAGGGTCGCCATCCGCGCGAGGCAGCCTGAGGAGGCCGAGAGGGCCCTGGCCCGCATCAGGGACCTGGCGCCGGAAATGGAGCAGGACCTGAATCCCTGAAGGTGCCGCCTCCCCCAAAGGCAGCCAACCAGATTCCGACAGGCGGAGGTTCCCCACCCGATGCCCCCCGCACCGGATAGGAACCCGCCCGCCGGAATCCCGGCTGGCTGCTAGCTGGGCCTCAATCCGATCTTCGCCCGGATCAGAGCCTCGATTTCATCGGCCAGCTCGGGGTTGTCCGCGAGCAGCTTCTTGACGTTGTCGGCGCCCTGGCCCAGGCGCGAGTCCTTGTAGCTGTACCAGGAGCCGCTCTTCTGGATGATCTCCAGCTGGGTCCCCAGTTCCACCAGTTCGGACATGCGGCTGATGCCTTCGCCATACATGATGTCGAACGTCGCGATCTTCAGGGGCGGGGCGACCTTGTTCTTCACGACCTTGACCTTGGTCTTCTTGCCCACCACCGAGGAATCCTCGTCCTTGGCCGCCACCAGGGGATCCCCGGTGTTGCCCTTGATGCTCTGGATGCTGCGCACGTCCAGCCGGACCGAGGCGTAGAACTTCAGGGCGTTGCCGCCGCTGGTGGTCTCGGGGTTGCCGAACATCACACCGATCTTCATGCGGATCTGGTTGATGAAGACGACGCAGGTGTTGGTGCGGCTGATGGAGGCGGTCATCTTCCG from Geothrix sp. 21YS21S-2 includes these protein-coding regions:
- the moaA gene encoding GTP 3',8-cyclase MoaA, with the protein product MKALDSLDRPMRALRISVTDRCNFRCPYCMPRDKFGSDFQFLERREILTFEEIIRLARLFVSAGVEKVRLTGGEPLLRQDLPLLVEGLTAIEGLREVTLTTNGSLLSAQSEPLRKAGLHRITMSLDTLDADKFHRLSDATVPLGQVLEGLRSARDAGFGNIKLNCVLKRGVNEEDILPLADFAREQGHNLRFIEFMDVGTGNGWQMDSVVPSAEVAALIGARWPMERVHALDAGCVARHYRYLDGKGWLGLVSSVTEPFCAGCDRARLSAEGSLYTCLFASKGLDLKTALRAGADDSQLLGLILERWRVRDDRYSELRTQGTVPRTRVEMFHIGG
- a CDS encoding trypsin-like peptidase domain-containing protein gives rise to the protein MLRTALAFLVLAIRLGAQTGSPALDQAAKSVVLVQAETAPGQFQQGSGVVLDQGFVATNAHVVKNAYRIRVLKGEHSWQAEALCLAADRDLVLLSLPGLPLPPAVPIAPGALRTGLSVQALGYPGGLGVRTEPGRITALWTFRGDRLIQTDTHNRPGSSGGGLFTEDGRLAGITTFSLFRDAGVDFAVPVDWVLALIQDRSGAPGLACPLVVVDRLLVDFGDLMQQDPGNEANWSNLTRWWVRESPDSPDAWFGRGTALDQSLRREPEDAALRESALAAYRRAVTLAPGHARAWNNLGAELDTLNRFPEAHAAFRRAVEADPGYGLAWLNLGSSLVNTRAYEEAAQALEHGLQLVGDQAIAWARLGYCELSLGRLPAAMAHYRLALRYEPFRAEWWGELYRVAIRARQPEEAERALARIRDLAPEMEQDLNP